TCCCGAGAAAGCTCGCAGTGAGGATGACGCACGAGGCGCTAAGCTCTGTTGCAAAGCCCTGAACAGGGGTGATTTTGGCAATGTCATACCCAACCGTTTTAATGATGCGGAAGCCGCCCGATGCGGTTCCAAGCCCCATCATGAGGGCACAGAGCAGGATGACCCAGATTGGAATCGCAAGCGAGGTGACAAGACCTGTTGAGAAGAGGCCCATTGTGATTAGCGCCATGCTCTTCTGCGCATCGTTAAATCCGTGAGAGAGCGCAACGAGCGAAGCAGAGCCCATCTGAAGGTAGCCAAAGAGCTTCTCATTCTTCCTACCATGGGCAAACCTGGCGAGGAGTTTCATGAGAAGAAAAGCGAGAAAGAAGCCGACGATTGGCGAGACGATAAGAGGAATTAGAACTTTACCAATAATTCCACCCCACAAGACCAGCTTGGGGCCTCCCGCTACCCACGCAGCTCCAACAAGACCGCCAATGAGCGCATACGAGGAGCTGCTCGGCAGTCCAAAGTGCCAGGTAATTAGATTCCAGGTGATCGCCCCCACGACAGCGGCAAGAACCATAAGCGGGGTTGTGAATTCTGGAGAGATAAGCCCCGAGGTGATCGTCTTAGCAACTCCGCTAACTTGGGTCGCTCCAATGGTGTTTAAGATCCCTGCCAGGACAATTGCAGTAAGCGGCGCTAAGACGCGCGTTGCCACTACGGTGGCCACGACATTTGCAGCGTCGTGAAAGCCATTCGTATAATCGAAAATCAGGCCAAAAATAATAATTAGCAGGACGATCTCATTCACACCCCCTGCATAGCGCAAGGGGTAAATAGGATCAAGAAGAAGCTCCCTTGTGCTCCTCTTTGTCGTCACCATCAGCTACCTTCGTCTGCTCCACAACTAGCTGATAACGTCCTCCCGTCTCAGACTCTGAAGCACCCAAAATGATCCCTTTGACTAGAGCAAATTCTTTCTCTGTAAGGATCTTTCCCTCATTACAGATCGGATACTCACCCGCGAATCGATGCGTAGCGATCCAGGTGCTGACTTTATGAGCGACGGTTATCCCGACTTGTACATAGAGGGTCACTCCCCCTCTAGCCCCCAGAGCTGTTTCAACTCTATGAGGAGTGCTCTTGGGGAACTTCTGATAAATAAAGGCGAGAGCATAGTTTCTATCCATCGTGGCATAACGAAGAGCTAGATAGGCTCTACCTGAAGAGACGCCTTTTACAACGTCGGCAGGAAGCTCTTTTGCGCTCTTCCAAGGGCAGGGATCCTCCCCCTCATTCAGCTGCACGTTGACAGTGGGAATGCTCTTTAGAAGATCAGCTCCCAGCTGCTTTTCCAGATAGGCGAACTGGATCTGATTCTCCTTCTCGCTCTCTCTAACTTGAGCGGCGAGTCTTTCTGCTAGTACATTAAATGCTGGTCGGTTTGTAGGTGAGTTCGTTCGCGATGTCATAGTTTTTTCCTTTAGCAAAAATTTTGAACGGCCCCTCGCCACAATCCCGGCTCTTTTAGAGCCGGGTCTAGGCGGGATTCATATTCTCTTTTATCCTTGAGCCGAAGAGAATCTCCTTTCATTATGAAGGAATTCTTTAAACGCGAAGAGTTTAATACACATTAAAAATTTAATTCCAGAACAAGTGATATCAAGTTTTGTTTTGGACTAAAAAATCATTAAATAGTAAATCTGGGTTTTAATACTGGAGGACCTCTCATGCGTATATGGAAACTCTGCTCTCTCTTAATGCTCGCTTCGAACTTTGCTACTGCAGCTCAAATCAATCCTCATAGCCCCAACCTGGGAGAGGTGCGCCTCGTTCCCATCACTCCGACGGCTGAATCGGACAACGTTCAAACCTTCATCGTCTTCCCGAAAGAGGGAGATATTAAGACCTCGAATCCGGTAGAGCTCGAGCTCCGCGTGCAGGGCTATCCGATCGGCACAAACACTGAGATCCCTCGTGCGAAAGAGATCTACAACGACCCTGCCGGCCAGTCGATGCACGTCGTGATCGATAACCAGCCCTATTTTGAGATCAATGAGGCCTTCGTAGACGCTCTCGACAACAATGAGACCTACTACGACCAGACACTGGAGATCAACATTCCCTTTAAACTCAAGCCAGGCGCCCACACGATTCGCGTCTTTCCAGTAAGATCTTTCAACGAAAGCTTAAAGGGCGACAACTGCTTTGCTTCTGGCACCTTCTACATGGGCAAAAAAGAGGAGCTGAAGGATATCGACCTCTCCGCTCCATACATCACCTACAACGAGCCTCAGGGTGAGTATGACTTTCACCCTGCAACTCCAATTCTTCTCGACTTCTACATCACCAACTGCCAGTTATCAACAGATGGCTACAAGGTTGAGGTCTCCATCGATGGAAAGAAAGAGCGCGTGATCTCAAACTGGGTACCCTACTATATCTACGGACTAAAGAAGGGGTCCCATACGATCCACCTCCAACTCATCGACTCTTCAAACGCCCCAGTCCCAGGAGCATTTAACTCGGTCGACCGCACCTTCAAAATCCTCTAAAAATCCGGATCGTGCGCAACGGACGGTAGAGAGGGTACGGACAGGAAATGGACTAAAATGGACAAGGAATGGACGCGCACAGAAGAAATAAGAGTGCCCTCTCTTCTTCTTTCTCCCTTTGGCGCGTGTCCATTTTCGTCCGTTTCCTGTTCATTCTCGTCCACTTGCGTCCATTTCTTCTTCCGAGCGCCTCTTCTCTCTAGCGGGCTCCCGCTTTAAAATCTGCTGGAAGGGAATTGTGCTGGAGCTGCACAATTCCCCTTTTTACTCTTACACATTTGCACGCCTTGAAAAAAAGTTTACGAAAAGTGGGATGGCTCCTCGTATCGCTCTCTATTTTTTGGGGAGTGAGGCGCTTCTGCTATAAGCAGCTGGATGGGTTCGAAGTTGGCAAGATCTCTTCACACATCGCCTTCGATCCTCGCTGGGAGATCCCTCAGCCAGCGCCGGGTAAAGAGCTCTTCGCTCGTCCCTTCACCTACCTGGGCAAAGGAGCGCAGTGCTACGTCTTCGCCTCTCAAGATCAAGAGCATGTCATCAAATTCTTTCGAGTCAGCCACATCCAAGCCCCAGAGTGGTTTACGGCTCTCCCTCTGCCCGCCTTTTTAAAAGAGTGGCGCGAGAAAAAGGTAGCGGTAAAAGAGAGCAAAAGAGAGAAGGACTTTCTAAGCTACAAGCTCGCCTATGAGAAGCTTAAAGAGGAGACGGGCCTCACCTACCTCCACTTAAACAAGAGCTCAGATCTCCACCAGAAGATTCAGATCATCGATAAGATAGGCATCAGCCACACCCTCGATCTGGATCAGATGGAGTTCATCATTCAGAAAAGGGCAAAGCCCCTCTATCCAGCAATGGAGGAGATGATCGAGAAGAAAAAATTTGATGAAGCAAAAGCGTCTATCTCCCACCTCATTCAACTGCTGGCAAAACGCCATGCGGCGGGTCTTGCAGATAAGGATCCCGACCTTAAAACAAATTTTGGCCTCGTGGGCTCGGAGGCGATTCAGTTTGATATCGGGCGCTTTAAAATAGGAAAGTCTGCTCAAAAGGAGGACCCCTTCCAGAACGAGGTAGTACGCATCACAGATGAGTTTAAGAGCTGGCTAAAAGGACGAGCACCTACGCTCGCAGAACATCTCGAGGCTGAAATTGAAGGCATATAAAAAGCTTCTTCTATTATCTGCCTTCATCCTCTCTGCTGCTGCAGTTGAGAGACTCTGCCACCATGCAACAGATGGATTTCAACTAGGGAACATCCGCTCTTCAATCCACGCAAGTTGTGAGCCCACCCAGATCAGTGGCGCGGATATGGCAAATGCGCGCTCGATCCTCTCCCAAAAGTTCCACTACTTTGGAAAAGGGGCGCAAAGCTATGTCTTTGCTTCGGAAGATGGAAGATACATCCTTAAGTTCTTTAAATTTCAACACCTACGCCTCCCTCCACTTGTAGAGGCTCTACCTATGCCGGGTTCGTTAAAAACCTGGATTGAAGAGAAGAGAGCGAAAAAAGCAGAGGAAGCGGAGGCTCTCTTAGCAAGCTACAAGCTGGCATTTAATACCTTTAAAGAAGAGAGCGGTCTTCTCTTTGCTCACTTAGACAACTCAAGCTCGCTTAACGCGCAAATTTCGATCTACGACCCGCTTAACATCGAACATAAGATCGAGGCGGATGAGACGACCTTCATTCTGCAGAAGAGGGCAGATCTGGTCCTTCCTACGCTTAAGTCCCATCTAGAAAAAAAGGAGTTGCAAGCTGCCAAAGAGTGCCTCACCTCTCTGGTTGCTCTCGCACGCAGGTGCAGCGAAAAAGGCATCTACGACAGAGACCCCCACCTGACAAAGAACTTCGGCTTCATTGAAAACAGAGCGCTTCTTATCGACTGTGGAAGCCTCTCAACCGAGCGCGCTGATCAGAGAGAGTCGATGAAGTCGGGCTCTTTGGAGCAGTGGCTGGCCGATGAGAGCGAAGAGCTACTCCACTTCTTCTTGGAGCTTAAAAAATGAGAAGAGTCTACCTCTTTAGGTGCGCACTTTTCTGCCTGGCCTTCTGGGGAGTTAAAGAGTTTTGCGAGCGTGCGACAGATGGATTTACAATCGCTGAAGTCCTCTCTTCAAGACCTTACAACTCCGCATGGGAAGTGAAAGAAGTCAGCGCCTCAGAAAAAGAAGAGGTAGATAGAGCTTTAGATCAGACCTACACCTACTTCGGCAAGGGTGGGCAGGCGTTTGTCTTTTTTAGTGAAGATGGGCGTTATGTATTAAAGCTCATGAGACAGAAGAGGCTCGAGCTCCCACTCTTCAGCAAGTATCGCTCGAAAAAAACTCTCTCTCGCATGCGTAAAGTGGATAGAGAATTTGGAAGCTACAAAGATGCGTTTAATGAGCTCAAAGAGGAGACAGGCCTCCTCTATGTACATCTCAACAAGACACATGAGTGGAAAAAGAAGATCGCACTTATCGATAGGCTGAACATCCGGCACATGCTAGACGCAGGCAACCTCGACTTTATCATTCAGAAGAGAGCTGAACTCGTACACGAGAGAATCGATCGCCTCATGAGTGAAGGTAAAAAAAGCGAAGCAGAGGGCGCAATTAGAGAGCTCTTTCATCTGATCGCAAAGCGCAAAGAGAAGGGCTTCCGCGACCGAGATCCCAACATTCGCACCAACTGCGGATTCATTGGAGAGCACGCGGTGAAGATCGATGTCGGCGCTCTCATAAAACGAGAGAAGCTGCAGAAGCCTGTTGGTAAGAAAGAGCGGATAGAAAACATCGCAGCTCCTTTTAGATCCTGGCTTGAAGTGAAACACCCCCTTCTCCTCCCCTGCCTGCAGAGAGAGCTGGAAAATGCCGAGCAGGGCGATCCTCTATGAAGAAAACGTTGATTGTCTACCTCCTATTCTTCGCTTCGCTACTCCCTCTCTACCGCTTCTGCATGAGAGAGACGGCGGGCTTCTCTATCTCAAAGATCTCATTTGCGCTTCCTGAGAACGTAGATGGGCCTTCCGAATTTGATAGAGAGATTTTAAATCAGCCTTTTCACTTTTTAGGAAGTGGGGGGCAGTGCTTCGCCTTTGTCTCCAAAGATGAAAAGTATGTGATAAAGCTACTAAGTAGAGGGGTAGCCCCCACCTTTCTGCTCGACCTTCCCCTTCCGGCCTTTGTGAAAAGAGCCGTCGCAAAACGAGCAGATTATGTAGAGAGCAAGTGGCAGAGAGATCAGTGCAGCTACCAGCTAGCTCTTTCTGAACTCAAAGAAGAGAGCGGTCTCCTTGCTGTGCACCTCTCGCACACCTCTGATTTGAACAAGAGACTTTCCATCCGAGATAAGCTTGGCATCGCGCATGAGATAGATCTCGACTCGACAGCTTTTATCCTGCAAAAATGGGCCGAGCCACTCTTCACATATCTCGAGCACGAGATACGCGCTGGCCATATTGAGGAAGCAAAGCTGGCCCTTAAGCAGACGGTCGACCTTCTCGTACGCCGCTGCCAAAAAGGTATTTTTGACGAGGACCCGCGCCTACATAAAAACTTAGGGATCGCGATGAACTCTCCCCTCTTCATCGATGTGGGCAGATTCAAACGAGATGATAGACGAAAAAATCCCGAGGTATACGCGCAGGATCTAAAATTGATTACAGACAGACTCAATAAGTGGCTGCTGAAAGAGGAGCCCCAACTCGCGAACTACTTGGAGGAGCTGCTTGCTCAAGATTAAGACCATTGCCAAGGGAGCTGCCGCCCTTCTCCTTCTGTCTGGAACCATAAAATTCTGTCATAAGCAGACAGATGGATTCTATCTCACAAAAATCCAGAACAACACCTTTGAAACAGACTCCTCGTTCTGCTCCTCTGAAGAAGAGGCGCGCGCGCTCAATTTCCTGTCGCAGCCCTACACCTATCTAGCGCGCGGAAAGCAGAGCTTCGTCTTCCTCTCACAAGATGGGAAGTGGGTGCTAAAGCTTCTTAACAACCACTACCAGAGCCGCATCGCTCTCTTAAACATGCTGGGCCCGTGCGCATGGCAGAAAAGGGAGCTTAGCTACTACTCGGGCAAGATGGAGCTCACACGCGAGAGCTATAAGATCTCTTATACAGACCTCAAGGAGGAGACCGGAGTTCTCTATCTTCACTTAAATAGAAGCCGCCACTTAAAGCAGCGCGTGAAAATCGTCGATAGGCTTGGAATCTGCCATGAGGTCGACCTCGATTCGACAGCCTTTATCATACAAAAGAGAGGCGAGCTCGCCTATCCTCAATTTGAAGAGTGGCTGGGAAAAGGCGATATAGAGGCTGCAAAAAGAGGGATCTCCTCTCTCGTGGCGCTTGTGCAGACGCGCTTTAAAAAAGATCTCAATGATAGAGACCCTCTTATCCGCACAAACATCGGTTTCATTGACGGGAAAGCCTCCTTTCTAGACCTAGGCCCCTTTTCAAAAAGCAGCGAGCCCAAATCCCCAGAAGCTCTGGATGCAGAGATGCAGAAAATTACACAGAGCTTGAAAAACTGGCTCTCTGAGCGCGATCCCAGCCTCGCTCTCTTCTTAAGCGAGCAGTGCGCAAGCCTCTCCAAAAACCAGAAAGAGTGAACTTCTTTTTTGGAGTGCGGCGACTCGGCGCCGCTTTTCTGGAGATCGACCTGGCGATCTCTACTAAAAGAAACATCGCCAGGTCGATGTTGAAAAAAGCGGCGCCGAGTCGCCGCACTCCAAAAAAGAGCTCTTGTTGCTTATCAGCAGTTTATGACATGCAGCTGGCTGAAACGTAGGCGGTTTCCAGATTTATCGACCTGGTCGAGTAGGCACTTTTGAACAAGGGCAGAGACCATACGCACAGGTGCGTCGATCACTACTGTTACAGCAGAAATGAGATGAAGAAGGAAATATACAGTCCAAGATTTTTCAAACTCTTCGCAGGCAAGAAGCGGCAGCGTAAATGGAAGAGCTGCAAGGCTAAGGGCAATACGTGCAATCGCCTCTGCAACAGCTGCGATGAGAAGCCCAGAATAGCAGAGCGCACCGACAACTCTGCGAGCCAAGCTCTCCAGACACTCCATCGGAGCATCCTCCATCACAGGCTGCCCATAACCATCATTAACTGCTTTTCTGTCCTTATCCAGCTTCAGCTGTTTAGGATTCATGATCTCTTCGGTTACCCAGTCCACTGCATGGTACACAAAGGGAAAGAGCTCGCCTGCAGTCCGCATTTCGGTTCCAGATATTTTAAATGCCATGAATTCTTCTCTTGTCTAATTTTGTTGTTTTAGTTTTCAGCAGATGTGTAGCTCGTGCCACTGTTTGCGAGATCCGTACTTAAGTCTCTGGTCGGTTAGACACTTCTGCACGAGGGCCGAGATTGTGCGCACAGGCGCATCGATCAGGCACATTACACCAATAACAACTTGACCGACACAAAACATAGCCCAAGACTCTTCACACTCTTGCCACGCGAGAAGTGGCAGTGTAAATGGAAGAGCTACAATCGCAAGAACAATACGTACAATCACTTCTACGATAACTGCTACAAAAAGCCCTGCATAACAGAGCGCTCCAAACACTCTGCGCGTCATACTCTCCATGAACTCCATCTCAACAGGAACCGTCACCATTTGTCTGGTTGTATGTCCATAATCATCTACCCAAGGCCTTGTCGTTGTGGGATTCAAGATCTCCTCGGTCATAAGATCCATCGCGCGATAGGCAAGGGGCGTGAATAACGTGTCCGGGTGGGACCAGCCTCTTATTGAATAGGGATGTAGTTCGAAAGCCATGGTTTTTTCTCCTGCCTGATTTTTTTGCTTTAGTTTTCAGCAGATGTTTAGCTCGTGCCACTCTTTGCGATTTCCCATCCAATTAGTCTGGTCGGTTAGACACTTCTGCACGAGGGCCGAGATTGTGCGCACAGGCGCATCGATCAGGCACAATACACCAACAACAACTTGAGCTACACAAAACATAGCCCAAGACTCTTCACACTCTTGCCAAGCGAGAAGTGGCAGTGTAAATGGAAGAACTGCAAAGGCAAGGGCAATTCGCACGATCTCCTCTGCAACGACTGCAACGAGAAGCCCTGCGTAGCAGAGCGCTCCGACAACTCTGCGCGCCATGCTCTCTAGGCATTCCATCTGAGCATCTACCATTATTGTTTGCTTGGTACGGGCAGTTACTCCTATTAGATTTCCATTTGAATCCACTAGACGCTTCGGCTCTTGAGGATTCAAAATCTCCTGGGTTACCAGGTCCATCGCGCGATAAGTAAGGGGAAGGAGCAACGTGTCTGCGTGAGACCAGCTTCGTAACCCACCTGGATTTATTTCAAATACCATAGATTCTTCTCCCGTTTAATTTTTTGAGGCTACAGCCTATACTT
Above is a genomic segment from Chlamydiales bacterium containing:
- a CDS encoding inorganic phosphate transporter produces the protein MNEIVLLIIIFGLIFDYTNGFHDAANVVATVVATRVLAPLTAIVLAGILNTIGATQVSGVAKTITSGLISPEFTTPLMVLAAVVGAITWNLITWHFGLPSSSSYALIGGLVGAAWVAGGPKLVLWGGIIGKVLIPLIVSPIVGFFLAFLLMKLLARFAHGRKNEKLFGYLQMGSASLVALSHGFNDAQKSMALITMGLFSTGLVTSLAIPIWVILLCALMMGLGTASGGFRIIKTVGYDIAKITPVQGFATELSASCVILTASFLGMPLSSTQMIVGSVTGVGAAKSAKTVKWLTAKKIALAWALTLPGSALVSGALFYALSRYL